In Triticum aestivum cultivar Chinese Spring chromosome 5B, IWGSC CS RefSeq v2.1, whole genome shotgun sequence, the following proteins share a genomic window:
- the LOC123117666 gene encoding probable aldo-keto reductase 2 — protein sequence MASVPRMKLGSQGMEVSAQGLGCMGMSVAYGPPKPDADMVALIHHAVAAGVTFLDTADVYGPHTNEILLGKALQGGGVREKVDLATKFGGFLGEDGWSVRGDPAYVREACEGSLKRLGVDCIDLYCQHRVDTRVPIEVTIGELKKLVEEGKIKYIGLSEASASTIRRAHAVHPITSVQIEWSLWSRDVEEDIIPTCRELGIGIVCYSPLGRGFFSVGSKLADSLSDDDFRKILPRFQPKNLEKNALIFESVNAMATRKGCTPSQLALAWVHHQGSDVCPIPGTTKMENFNQNVGALSVKLTPEEMAELESYAATGDVHGDRYPPMMNTWKDSETPPLSSWKVEC from the exons ATGGCGTCGGTTCCCCGCATGAAGCTGGGCTCCCAGGGAATGGAGGTCTCGGCGCAGGGCCTCGGCTGCATGGGCATGTCCGTCGCCTACGGTCCGCCCAAGCCCGACGCCGACATGGTGGCGCTCATCCaccacgccgtcgccgccggcgtCACCTTCCTCGACACCGCCGACGTCTACGGCCCTCACACCAACGAGATCCTTCTCGGCAAG GCGCTGCAAGGCGGCGGCGTGAGGGAGAAGGTGGATCTGGCCACCAAGTTTGGCGGCTTCTTGGGAGAGGATGGGTGGAGTGTCCGCGGGGACCCGGCGTACGTGCGTGAGGCGTGCGAGGGCAGCCTCAAGCGGCTCGGCGTCGACTGCATCGATCTCTACTGCCAGCACCGCGTAGACACCAGGGTGCCCATCGAGGTCACG ATTGGTGAGCTCAAGAAACTAGTCGAAGAAGGAAAGATAAAGTACATCGGATTATCCGAAGCATCTGCATCAACGATCAGAAGGGCGCATGCCGTTCATCCTATCACTTCAGTTCAGATCGAATGGTCACTATGGAGTAGGGACGTGGAAGAGGACATAATTCCAACTTGCAG AGAACTTGGAATTGGAATCGTGTGTTACAGCCCACTTGGTAGAGGGTTCTTCTCTGTAGGATCGAAATTGGCTGACTCACTATCAGACGACGACTTCCGCAAG ATTTTACCTAGATTTCAGCCAAAGAATCTTGAGAAGAATGCCCTGATATTTGAGAGTGTTAACGCAATGGCAACAAGAAAAGGGTGCACACCATCACAACTTGCATTGGCATGGGTTCATCATCAGGGGAGCGATGTTTGCCCCATACCGGGCACGACAAAAATGGAGAATTTCAATCAGAATGTGGGAGCACTGTCTGTGAAGCTCACACCAGAGGAGATGGCCGAACTCGAGTCTTACGCTGCCACAGGTGATGTCCATGGTGACCGATACCCTCCAATGATGAATACTTGGAAGGATTCTGAGACCCCTCCATTGTCCTCTTGGAAAGTTGAGTGCTGA